In Desulfoferula mesophila, the genomic window AAAATGGACTTTTCCCGCAGCCAGCGCACCCTCCCCTCGGCATCGACAATCATGAACTCCAACTCGGTCACGGGAGAGCTCCGCCCATTCATGGCCTCCCTGAAGTGGGCCCTCACCATATCGCGGTGCCGGGGGTGCACCACCTTTAGCAGGGAGGGGTCGTTGCGCATGATTTGCCGCACGCTGTAGCCGGTTATGTCCTGGGCCGCCGAGCTGATGTAATCAAAGCAGTCACGATCGAGGGAATAGCGGTAGATCATGTCCGGCGCGTTGTCCACCAGGCGGCGATAGCGGGCCTCGCTTTCGTGCAGGGCCATCTGGTCGGCGCGCAGCTGGGTGACGTCGCGCATCAGGCCGAAGCGGGCCTGGCCCTTGTCGGCCCAGGTGGCGGTGATGAGCGCCTCGAAGTTGGACCCGCCCAGGCGGCGCATGGTGGCCGGGAAATCCTGCACATAGCCCTGGGTCTCCAGGGAGTTGAGGTAAAGCTGTCCCTCCTCGGGGTCGGCGAATAGAAGGCCCACGCATTCCCGGCCCAGCAACTCCTCGCGCCGCTTGGCCCCGAACATGTTGAGCAGGGCCGAGTTCACGCTGTGCAAACGCCCTTGCTCGTCCACGATAAAGGCGCCGTCCTTGGTCTGGCTGAACAGTTCTTGAAAGCGATGTTGCTCTTGACGAGCCTTCAGCACCATGTCCTTGGCCGATTTGGTCAGGCTGGCCAGGGCCACCGACAGGCGGCCCAGCTCATCGGAGCGCTCCAGGGCGGCCGGAGGCACCAATCCCTGAGCGGCCTTTTCCGCTTCCTGGGTCAGCAGGCGCAGGGGCCGGGTCAGGAACCTGCGACTCCACCACAGGGCGGTCAGGGTGACGGCGACGGCCACCAGCAGGGCGGTCAACAGGAACAGGGGCCATTGGCCAAGGTTGGCCGGGGCCTCGCGGGCAGAGGCCACCGCCAGCACCCAATCGCTGCCGGACAGGCGCTCATAGGTCAAGCTCACGGCTCTGCCGCCGCGCCCCGTCAGCTCGAGCATTCCCTGGTCGAAACCAGCAATTTGTTTGAGGACCGCCGGGGGAGGCAGCAGGTCTCTATCCCCGATGGGGACGCCGGCCAACTCGCCCCGAGAGTCGACGGCGAAGATCAGCAGAGCCTCGTCGGCGTGGTGGGCGGTAACGAGAGCTTTATTGAGCTCGGCCAGGATCTTGTCGGGGTCGGGGGGGGAGCCGCCGGATCGGTTGGCCAGAGCCACCATTTGCCCCATGTGGGAAGCCAAATGGGGCCCGGGGTAGTTTTGGGTACTGTGATGAAAGAACCATTGGTGCACCCCGGCGATCAACAAAAAGCAGGCCGCCGTAGCCAGCACCAGTACTCCCGCCAGCTTGGCTCCCACCGAATCGCGCCATGGATTTTTTGGGTGTTTGTCCGCCAAGTAAGCTCCGCACTCCCCGCCACCAAGCGCGCTCTAAATTGACACCTTAAGCCGAGCCATTTAGGATACTTTCTAAGGTCGGAAAGTTGGGAGCTCTTGCCATATTGGGATTCAAACTTATTCCGACCTGCCTCCCATTGATTACCATAATGGCACCGGCCCACGGGCGTCAAGCGCCCCCCGAAGCCGAGTAACCAAAGGCAAGGAGCCTAACATGCTAGAAACCGTAAAAAACCTGATGTTGGCTGGTCTGGGGGCCGCGGTGCTCACCAAGGAAAAAGCCATGCATTTGATGCATGAGGCCGTGGAAAAGGGCGAACTGAGCGCCGCCGAGGCGGAAAAGCTGGCCGAGGAGGTGGTGGCCGAATCCAAGCGTCAGGCCCAGGCCATGGGCGACAAGCTGAGCGAGGCGGCCCGCGAGGCGGCCATGAACCTGAACCTGGCCTCCAAGGAAGAGGTGGAGGCCCTGAGCGAACGGGTGGCCCGGTTGGAAAAGGAGCTGGCCGAACACAAGGCCGACGCGGGATCAGAGTCCTAGTCCATGCTGGACACCATTCGCAACCTGGGCCGGGTGACCGAGTTGGCCATGGTGCTGGTGCGCCATGGTTTCGCCGACTTGGTGGACCGCTTGGGCCTGCCCGGCACCCGCGGCGTGGGCGCCCGCAGCGGCGGCGAAAAGCTGGCCGGACGCTACAGCGCCTACGCCAGGCTGCGCATGGTGGCCGAGCAGATGGGCCCCACCTTCGTCAAGCTGGGCCAACTGCTCTCCCAGCGCCCGGACCTGTTGCCCAAGGAGTTCGTGCTGGAGCTTTCCAAGCTCCGGGACCAGGTTACCCCCATTCCCTTTTCCGACGTCAAGGCCCAGGTGGAGCGTTCCCTGGGCAAGCCCATCGCCGAGGTGTTCAGCAGCTTTGACGAGAAATGCCTGGCCAGCGCCTCCCTGGCCCAGGTGCACCGGGCGGTGCGCGCCGACGACGGCCGCGAGGTGGCGGTCAAGGTGCGCAAGCCGGATATCATGCGCACCATAGAGGCCGACATGGAGCTCTTGATGGTCCTGGCCAAGCTGGCCGACAAGGAGCTGGAGGCGGCGGCCAACTACGACCTGCCCGCCCTGGTGGCCGAGATGGAGCGTTCCATGCGCCAGGAGCTGGATTTCACTCTGGAAGCGCGCCACATGCGCACCGCACAGTCCCAGCTTTCGCCGGGCATAGACGTGATCATCCCCCAACCCCACCTGGACCTGACCCGGCCCGGCCTGCTGACCATGGAGCTGATCCAGGGCCAGAGCCCGCACCAGGCCCAGCTCAAGCCGGAGGAAGGCAAAAAGCTGGCCACCGACCTGGTGCGCCTGATGATGGACCAGGTTCTCCTGCACGGCTTTTTCCACGGCGATCCCCACCAGGGCAACATGCTCATCACCCGCGACGCCAAGGGCCGCCCCCGGCTGGCCATGCTGGACTGGGGCCTGGCCGGCCGCCTGAGCGACGACGACCGCTACGTGCTGTGCGATCTGTTGATGGCCACCCTGGGGCGCGACGCCAAGGCGGTGATCAAGGCCTGGGTGGAGATGCGGGTGGTGCCCCAGACCTATGAGGACCCCACCCTGGAGCGGGACGTGGCCGATCTTTTGGAGATGGTCAACTCCCAGGGCGAACCGGTGACCACCGCCACGGTGATCCTGGAGATGATGGAGATCATGCGCCAGCACAAGCTCATGGTGCCCATGCAATACGCCCTGGCCGACAAGGCCCTGCTGGAGATGGAGGGGGTGGCCCGCTCGCTGGACCCCCAGTTCCGCCCCGTGGAGGCGGCCCGGCCCTTTGTGTGGCGGCTATACCTGGAACGCTGGCGGCCGGACGCCATGGCCAAGCGTTTTTTGAGCCACCTGAGCGACGCCTTGCGCCTGGTGCAAAACCTGCCCCGCCGGCTGGAAAACCTGGTGAGCCAATTGGAACGGGGCGAATTGTCCCTCCAGCTCAAGCACGAAGGCCTGGTTCCCCTGACCAAGGCGGTGCAGGAAGGGGCCAGCCGGGTCACCGTGGGCCTCGTCGTGGCCGCGCTCATCGTGGGCAGTTCCATGATCATCACCACCGGCGTGGAGCCCAAGCTGTTCGGCCTGCCCGCCCTGGGGGTGGCGGGCTATCTGATCAGCGGGGTCATCGGACTTTGGCTGGTGTGGTCCATCATCCGATCCCGGGGAGGACGCTTCTAAACCGCGCCCCCGGCCCGCTGGATCGCCACGCCTTCGGACGCCCCCCAAAGCCCTGAAATTTGGCTCCCGTGCCACCGATCCGCTATGTCTTGACCCTCTTGGTCCTGCCTGCTATCCTTGGCGAAACCTATATCTGCCCAAGATTTTATCAATACAAAGGGTAGGCATTATGGATCTGCGCCGGTTGCAAGTTTTTGCAAAAGTATATGAAAAACGTAGCTTTTCTCGCGCCGCCGAAGAAGTTTATCTGAGCCAGCCCACGGTCAGTGGGCACATCAAGAGCCTGGAAGAGGAGCTGGGGGTGCAGCTCTTTGACCGCTTGGGCAGGGAGATACTTCCCACCAAGGCTGCCGAGTTGCTCTACGTGCACGCCCGCGACATCCTTTTGCGGGTGGAGGACGCCCAGCACTCGGTGGACGCCTTTCTGGGGCGTTTGCGCGGCGATCTGGTGGTGGGAGGCTCCACCATTCCCGGACAATACGTGCTGCCTGGTTTCATCGGGCGCTTTCGCATGCTCCACCCCGAGGTGCGCATAACCCTGCACATCGGCGACACCCGCCAGGTGGTCGATTCCGTGCTGGCCGGCACCTTGGAGGCCGGAGTGGTGGGCGCGGTGGTGGAGGAGGAGCGCCTGGCCTACAGCCCGCTCATGGAGGACGAACTGGCCTTGGCCGGCTGGCCGGGCCATCCCTTTGGCGACTCCCTGGACACGGCGGAGCTCAAGAGGGCCCCGCTGGTGTTCCGCGAGCCGGGCAGCGGCACCCGCATGTTCCTCTCCAAGGCCTTGCGCAAGGCGGGGGTGGACCCGGTTGACATGAACATCGTGGCCCAGATGGGCTCCACCATGGCCGTGCTCAACGCGGTGCGCGCCCAGGTGGGCCTGGGGTTTTTGAGCCGCCGGGCCATGGTGGAGGACTTGGAAGCGGGCAAGGTGGTGGAAGTGGGCCTGCCGGGCATTAAGCTCAAACGCCAGTTCTACCTGGTCACCCGCAAGAAGCGCACTCATTCGCCCGCTTCCCAGGCCTTCATGTCCCTGTGCATGACCGGACTGGAAGAAGGCTAGCCCGTGCCCTTGGTGGTGGAGGTGCCGGGGTGGCGCCGCCTGGAGCTGGGGCACCTGGTGCTGGACCTCAACGGCACCCTGGCCCTGGACGGGGCCTTGATTTCCGGCGTGGATGCGCTGGTGCGCTCCCTTGGCGAGCGACTGGCCTGTCATCTGGTCACCGCCGACACCTTCGGCACCGCCAAGGATCTTTTCGGGCCTTCGGTCCGGGTGGCCCGCATAACTTCCGGCCGGGAAGGCGAACAAAAACGGGATATAGTTGAAGCGCTGGGGGCGCAAGGGGTGGTGGCCCTGGGCAACGGGGCCAATGACGCCCTTATGCTGGCCGCTGCCGCCCTGGGTATCGCGGTGTTGGGCCCCGAGGGGGCCGCGCCCGCGGCCCTCACCGCCGCCGACGTGGTCTGCGCCGGCCCGCTGGAGGCCCTGGGGCTCTTGACCAACCCCGACCGCCTGCGGGC contains:
- a CDS encoding selenium metabolism-associated LysR family transcriptional regulator, encoding MDLRRLQVFAKVYEKRSFSRAAEEVYLSQPTVSGHIKSLEEELGVQLFDRLGREILPTKAAELLYVHARDILLRVEDAQHSVDAFLGRLRGDLVVGGSTIPGQYVLPGFIGRFRMLHPEVRITLHIGDTRQVVDSVLAGTLEAGVVGAVVEEERLAYSPLMEDELALAGWPGHPFGDSLDTAELKRAPLVFREPGSGTRMFLSKALRKAGVDPVDMNIVAQMGSTMAVLNAVRAQVGLGFLSRRAMVEDLEAGKVVEVGLPGIKLKRQFYLVTRKKRTHSPASQAFMSLCMTGLEEG
- a CDS encoding diguanylate cyclase, whose amino-acid sequence is MGAKLAGVLVLATAACFLLIAGVHQWFFHHSTQNYPGPHLASHMGQMVALANRSGGSPPDPDKILAELNKALVTAHHADEALLIFAVDSRGELAGVPIGDRDLLPPPAVLKQIAGFDQGMLELTGRGGRAVSLTYERLSGSDWVLAVASAREAPANLGQWPLFLLTALLVAVAVTLTALWWSRRFLTRPLRLLTQEAEKAAQGLVPPAALERSDELGRLSVALASLTKSAKDMVLKARQEQHRFQELFSQTKDGAFIVDEQGRLHSVNSALLNMFGAKRREELLGRECVGLLFADPEEGQLYLNSLETQGYVQDFPATMRRLGGSNFEALITATWADKGQARFGLMRDVTQLRADQMALHESEARYRRLVDNAPDMIYRYSLDRDCFDYISSAAQDITGYSVRQIMRNDPSLLKVVHPRHRDMVRAHFREAMNGRSSPVTELEFMIVDAEGRVRWLREKSILLRDELDKPLALEGIATDITEHILLEQELKRGQQMVENTLQGLPTPVMVLDRDHKVVHWNRAMEGITGYRAADMVGTNRQWEPFYLTPRSVLADLVLDEIEVESQTGKSRNEYMDISVKKSTLVDGGLEGEGFFPKLKPDGRQLYFLAAPIRDSEGNILRAVETLVDLSDKRHLEQELRRLSVTDSLTGLYNQRFFYATLPREMQTGNRYGHSFSVLMVDIDFFKTYNDRFGHLAGDRALVRFAQALRRCVREMDLPCRYGGEEFAVLLPRSTMSEALVVAERLRAEVARLDFWPGDEDSERDGQREKVRLTVSVGVATLGPDESPQEAVGRADNALYAAKQAGRNLVAADLREGGIDVLPRGSHMLTPKN
- a CDS encoding ABC1 kinase family protein, whose amino-acid sequence is MLDTIRNLGRVTELAMVLVRHGFADLVDRLGLPGTRGVGARSGGEKLAGRYSAYARLRMVAEQMGPTFVKLGQLLSQRPDLLPKEFVLELSKLRDQVTPIPFSDVKAQVERSLGKPIAEVFSSFDEKCLASASLAQVHRAVRADDGREVAVKVRKPDIMRTIEADMELLMVLAKLADKELEAAANYDLPALVAEMERSMRQELDFTLEARHMRTAQSQLSPGIDVIIPQPHLDLTRPGLLTMELIQGQSPHQAQLKPEEGKKLATDLVRLMMDQVLLHGFFHGDPHQGNMLITRDAKGRPRLAMLDWGLAGRLSDDDRYVLCDLLMATLGRDAKAVIKAWVEMRVVPQTYEDPTLERDVADLLEMVNSQGEPVTTATVILEMMEIMRQHKLMVPMQYALADKALLEMEGVARSLDPQFRPVEAARPFVWRLYLERWRPDAMAKRFLSHLSDALRLVQNLPRRLENLVSQLERGELSLQLKHEGLVPLTKAVQEGASRVTVGLVVAALIVGSSMIITTGVEPKLFGLPALGVAGYLISGVIGLWLVWSIIRSRGGRF
- a CDS encoding phasin family protein; translation: MLETVKNLMLAGLGAAVLTKEKAMHLMHEAVEKGELSAAEAEKLAEEVVAESKRQAQAMGDKLSEAAREAAMNLNLASKEEVEALSERVARLEKELAEHKADAGSES